CGGGCAGCGCCTGATTGTGACCGACTCGGTGTTCAGTATGGACGGTGATATCGCTCCCCTGGCCGAGCTGAGCCGGCTGGCCCGTCGTTACGACGCCTGGCTGATGGTCGATGAGGCCCACGCCACCGGCGTCTTCGGTCCACACGGGGGCGGGGTGGTTGAGGAGTTGGGGCTGAGCGCGGCAATCGAGATCCAGATGGGCACGCTGGGCAAGGCGCTGGGCGGCTTTGGGGCGTATGTGGCCGGCAGCCGGCAGCTGATTGACTGGCTGGTGAACCGGGCGCGGAGTTTTGTGTATACCACCGCGCTGCCGCCGTCGGTCGCGGCCACGGCCATTGCCGGCCTGGATATCGTCGCCCAGGAACCCCAACGGCGGCGTCAGCTGTGGGACAATACCGCCTTTCTGGCCGAGCAGCTCACCGGCCTGGGCTATCGCCTGGGCCACACCCGCTCGCAGATTCTGCCGCTGATTATCGGCGAGGCGGGCCAGACCATGGCCCTGGCCGCAGCCCTGCTCGAACGCGGGATTTTTGCCCAGGGCATCCGCCCGCCAACCGTCCCGGTCGGCACCTCGCGGATTCGGGTCACCCCGATGGCGACCCATACCAGACGGGATATGCAGGACGCCGTTGAGGCGTTTGCCGCAGCCGGGAAGGAAGTCGGGGTGCTGGTATGAAAACGCCCGCGTACGTAGACCTGAAAGCCTGGGACCACGCCTACGTGTGGCATCCGTTCACCCAGATGCAGGACTGGCTGGACGAAGACCCGGTCGTCATCGCCCGGGGCGCGGGCAACTATCTGATCGATGTCCAGGGCCGACGGTATTTGGACGGCGTGTCCTCGCTGTGGTGCAATACCCACGGCCATGCCCGGCCCGAGTTGAACGCCGCGATTACCGAACAGCTCGACCAGATCGCCCACTCGACCATGCTGGGCCTGTCGAATATTCCGGCCACCGTCCTGGCCAAAAGGCTGGTCGAACTCACCCCGGCGCGGCTGAGCCGGGTGTTTTATTCGGACGCCGGGGCCACCGCGGTAGAGATCGCCCTGAAGCTCGCCTACCAGTACTGGCAGCTGAAGCGCCAACCCCAAAAAGTGAAATTCGCCTCGCTCGTCGAGGCCTACCACGGCGACACGCTCGGAGCGATCGGGGTCGGTTACTCGGAGCTGTTTCACCACTACTATCGACCCATCCTGCCCGACACCATCCGCCTGTCACCACCCCACGTGTTCCGCTTTTACCGCGGCCTGTCCGAGGCCGCCGCTCTGGCCGCGGCCCAGGACGAGGCCCAGCGGATACTGGCCGCCCACCACCCTGAGATCGCCGCCCTGATCGTCGAACCGCTGATGCAGGGCGCGGCCGGCATGTGGGCCCACCCGGTCGCCTACCTGCAAACCCTGCGCGAGCTGGCGACGCGCTATGATATCCTGCTCATCTGTGACGAGGTGGCGACCGGCTTTGGTCGCACGGGCAGGATGTTCGCCTGTGAGCACGCTGCGGTCGAGCCCGATCTCCTGTGTGTGGCCAAGGGCCTGACCGGCGGCTATCTGCCCCTGGCCGCGACCCTCAGCTCGGAGGAGATTTTTTCGGCCTTTCTGGCGCCCTATGACGAGTTCAAAACCTTTTTTCACGGCCATACCTACACCGGCAATCCGCTCGCCTGTGCGGCCGCCCTGGCCAGCCTGGACATCTTCGAGCACGACCGGGTGCTGGACAGAGTCGCCCCGCGTATCGCCCAGCTGCACCAACGCCTGCAAACCGAGTTTGCCGGCCTCGCCTGCGTGGCCGATATCCGACAGTGGGGCATGATGGTCGGGATCGAGCTGATGCGCGACCCGCAGCAGGGTATCGCCTACGAGCCGCACGAAAAAATCGGGGCCAGGGTCATTGCCGAGGCCCGTAAACATGGGGTGATTATCCGTCCGCTAGGCGGGGTGATCATCCTCATGCCGCCGCTCAGCATCACCGAGTCCGAGCTGACGCGGCTGCTCGACGTCACCTATGAGGCCATCCAGACGGTGACAGGCGAGGGACGCTGAGGGGCCAATGGACAGGCGCGACGCAACCGGCGTGTTGATCACCGGCACCGATACAGGGGTCGGCAAAACCGTGGTCGGCTGTGGCCTGGCCGCAGCCCTGACCGCGCGGGGCAAACGGGTCGGGGTGCTCAAACCGGCCGAAACCGGCTGTCCCCAGCGGCGGGGCGACCTCTACCCCCAGGATGCC
The DNA window shown above is from Desulfurellaceae bacterium and carries:
- the bioF gene encoding 8-amino-7-oxononanoate synthase, producing MLTDILADRLAELEQRGLYRRLRLVEGAQAGRVRLDGREVLMLSSNNYLGLANHPALTRAAQAALERCGCGAGASRLISGSMALHHELENRLARLKHTQAALVFPTGYQANVGTLSALMEPGDTILSDALNHASIIDGCRLSRASTLVFRHNDVDHVAELLASCSGAGQRLIVTDSVFSMDGDIAPLAELSRLARRYDAWLMVDEAHATGVFGPHGGGVVEELGLSAAIEIQMGTLGKALGGFGAYVAGSRQLIDWLVNRARSFVYTTALPPSVAATAIAGLDIVAQEPQRRRQLWDNTAFLAEQLTGLGYRLGHTRSQILPLIIGEAGQTMALAAALLERGIFAQGIRPPTVPVGTSRIRVTPMATHTRRDMQDAVEAFAAAGKEVGVLV
- the bioA gene encoding adenosylmethionine--8-amino-7-oxononanoate transaminase codes for the protein MKTPAYVDLKAWDHAYVWHPFTQMQDWLDEDPVVIARGAGNYLIDVQGRRYLDGVSSLWCNTHGHARPELNAAITEQLDQIAHSTMLGLSNIPATVLAKRLVELTPARLSRVFYSDAGATAVEIALKLAYQYWQLKRQPQKVKFASLVEAYHGDTLGAIGVGYSELFHHYYRPILPDTIRLSPPHVFRFYRGLSEAAALAAAQDEAQRILAAHHPEIAALIVEPLMQGAAGMWAHPVAYLQTLRELATRYDILLICDEVATGFGRTGRMFACEHAAVEPDLLCVAKGLTGGYLPLAATLSSEEIFSAFLAPYDEFKTFFHGHTYTGNPLACAAALASLDIFEHDRVLDRVAPRIAQLHQRLQTEFAGLACVADIRQWGMMVGIELMRDPQQGIAYEPHEKIGARVIAEARKHGVIIRPLGGVIILMPPLSITESELTRLLDVTYEAIQTVTGEGR